The following proteins come from a genomic window of Saccharicrinis carchari:
- a CDS encoding DUF3109 family protein → MIQIDDKIISLELFTNKFICNIAKCHGVCCVEGDSGAPLEEDEGKIIEEIYPKIKHLLSPDAIKTIEEEGTSVIDFDKDLVTPIVNGKECVYTYFDSKGGVHCAIEMAWKQGLVPFRKPISCHLYPIRTRKLSQGEALNYDVWPICKDAVVLGKREGVSVYKFLKEPIIRKYGEAFYAEMEAAEKELEKRALLK, encoded by the coding sequence ATGATTCAGATTGATGATAAAATAATTAGCCTGGAGCTATTCACCAATAAGTTTATATGCAACATAGCCAAATGTCATGGTGTTTGTTGTGTTGAAGGTGACTCCGGAGCGCCGCTGGAAGAGGATGAGGGGAAAATCATCGAGGAAATATATCCCAAAATTAAACATTTACTATCGCCCGATGCCATTAAAACAATTGAAGAGGAAGGCACCTCGGTGATAGATTTTGACAAAGATCTGGTTACACCAATTGTAAATGGAAAGGAGTGCGTTTATACTTACTTCGATAGCAAAGGAGGTGTTCATTGTGCCATCGAAATGGCCTGGAAACAAGGCCTGGTACCTTTCCGTAAACCTATATCGTGTCATCTGTACCCCATACGCACCCGGAAGCTTAGCCAGGGCGAAGCATTAAACTACGATGTTTGGCCTATATGTAAAGATGCCGTAGTGCTGGGCAAAAGAGAAGGGGTGTCGGTTTACAAGTTCCTCAAGGAACCAATTATACGTAAATATGGGGAAGCCTTTTATGCCGAAATGGAAGCAGCAGAAAAGGAACTTGAGAAACGGGCTCTGCTCAAGTAG